A window of Microbispora hainanensis genomic DNA:
CGGACGAGACGGTCGCGGCCCATTACGGCGATCCCTACGCCGAGCAGCGCGCACTGGCCGCCGGGCGGGCGCTGGTCGACCGGAGCAACCGCGAGGTCGTGCGGGTCAGCGGGCCCGACCGGCTGAGCTGGCTCAACAGCCTCAGCTCGCAGAAGCTCGACACGCTCCAGCCGGGCACGCCCGCCCAGGCGCTGCTGCTCGACCCGCAGGGCCGCGTCGAGCACCACCTCACGCTCGTGGACGACGGCGAGGCAGTGTGGGCCCACGTCGAGCCGGGCACCTCGGCCGAGCTGGTCGGTTTCCTGGAGAAGATGCGGTTCATGCTGCGGGTCGAGGTCGCCGACGTCACCTCGGACTACGCGGTGGTCTCGCTCGCCCCGCCGTCTCCGGACGCGAACGCCGGAACATCCGTGGAAGGGGCCGTCGCCATCGGCGGCGACCTGCTCGTGCCGCGCGAGCGGCTGGGCGGCCTCCCCGAGGCGCTGGGCCTGCGCCCCGCCGGCCTGTGGGCCTACGAGGCGCTGCGCATCGCCGCCCACGTGCCCAGGCTCGGATTCGAGACCGACCACAAGACGATCCCCCACGAGGTCGGCTGGATCGACGTGGCCGTGCACCTGAGCAAGGGGTGCTACCGGGGTCAGGAGACGGTCGCCCGCGTGCACAACCTCGGCCACCCGCCCCGCCGTCTGGTGTTCCTGCATCTCGACGGCAGCGTGGACGAGCTGCCGCCGCACGGCGCACCGGTGACCCTCGGCGTCGGCGCGCCGGCCGAGGCCGAGCCGGATGCCGCCGTGGAGGGCTCGGCCGCGCCGGGCCAGATCGGTTTCGTGGGCTCGTCGGCCCGCCACTACGAGCTCGGCCCGATCGCCCTCGCGGTCGTGAAGCGTACGGTGCCGGTGGACGTCGACCTGCTGGCCGGCGGCGTGGCGGCGAGCCAGGAGGTCGTGGTGCCGCCGGACGCCGGGCGCAACGTGACGATCGACCCCGCCCTGCGCCGCCGGATCCGATAACCCCCGTTCAACCGGGCCTGTTTACCTGGTCCCCGTCCGGCGGGCCCACCACCGCCGGGTGCAGAGCGCGGCGAGCACCGCGCCCGCCGCGTTGAGGAGCACGTCGTCCACGGAGCTCACCCGGCCGAGCCGCAGGCCGAACTGGAGGAGCTCGACGGTGAGCGAAGCGGTGGCCGCGACGGCGGCCACCGCCGCGGGAGAGCCGAAGCGCGCGGAGCGGACCGGGAGCATCGCGCCGAGCGCGGCGAAGACCAGGAGGTTGCCGCCGATCTGCACGACCGCCGCACCCGGTGACAGGAGCGCGAGCTGGCCCGCCAGGTCCACCAGGGGGACGACGTGCACGCCCTCCTCCACCCCCGGGGTGAGGATCATCCAGATCCAGGGTGCGGTCCCGGCCACCATGACCACATCCGCGACGGACGTCCGGAGCGGAGCGGGATGCCCCCGGCGGGCGCGGCGGCGAGTGAGCAGCAGGACGGCGAGAGCGGCCACGGGAACGGCGCACACGGTCGCGACGACGACATGTCCCCAGGTGCTCCACGCATCCCGCATCCGATCATGATGACAGGCCCGGGAAGGCCGCGGCGCTCAGACGTCCAGGACGAGGGTGATCGGGCCGTCGTTGGTGAGGCCGACCTTCATGTCGGCGCCGAAGACGCCCGTCTCCACCCGCGCGCCGAGCGTCCGGAGCTCGGCCACCACGGCGTCCACCAGGGGCTCGGCCACCGGGCCGGGCGCGGCGGCCTGCCAGGTGGGCCTGCGGCCCCTGCGCGCGTCGCCATACAGCGTGAACTGGCTGATCACCAGCAGCGGCGCGCCGATGTCGGAGCAGGACTTCTCGCCGTGCAGGATGCGCAGCCCCCACAGCTTGGCGGCGAGCCGGGCCGCCTCGGCGCGCCCGTCGGTGTGGGTGACGCCCACGAGCACGAGCAGACCGGGTTCGTCGATGGCGCCGACGACCTGACCATCCACCACAACGGACGCGGAGCTGACCCGCTGTACGACCGCACGCATGGCCCCGAATTCTGCCATGTCCGAGGGCTCCATAGACTGCCCGTCATGTCGGAGATGGTGGTCGAGGTCGTGCGGTCGGGGTTCGTCGAGTCGGTGCATCGCGCACGCGTGCATGTGATCGGGGCGGACGGCGACCCGGTTCTGGTGTGCGGGGACACCTCCAGCCTCGCGTCGCCGCGTTCGTCCATGAAGCCGCTGCAGGCGCTCGCGATGGTGCGGGCGGGCCTGCCGCTGGAGAACGAGCTGCTCGCGCTCGCGGCCGCGAGCCACAGCGGCGAGCCCTTCCATATCGACGGCGTACGGAAGATCCTCGCGGGCGCGGGGCTGGACGAGACCTTCCTGCGGTGCCCGGAGGACCTGCCTCTCGACGAGGAGGCGCGCCGCCAGGTGCTGCGGGAGCACGGCGCGCCCGGCCGGATCCTGATGAACTGCTCCGGCAAGCACGCGGCGATGCTCGCCACCTGTGTGGTCAACGGCTGGCCGACCGACGACTACCGCCATCCCGGTCACCCGTTGCAGCGGGCCATCCGCGCCACGGTCGAGGAGTTCACCGGGGAGCGGGTCGCGGCGACCGGCGTGGACGGCTGCGGCGCGCCGCTGTTCTTCGTCTCGATGGCGGGCGTGGCGCGTGCCTTCCGCGCCCTCACGCTCGCCCCGGCCGGCTCGCCGGAGCGGCGCGTCGCCGACGCGATGCGCGCGCACCCCGAGTGGACGAGCGGCACGACCCGGGCCGAGAACCTGCTGATGCGGGCCGTTCCCGGGTTGCTGGTGAAGTCGGGCGCGGAGGCGTTCGACGCCTTCGCCGACGCCGAGGGCCGGGCCGGGGCCGTGAAGATCGTGGACGGTGGCAGCCGGGCCCGCGTGCCGGTCACCGTCGCCGCGCTGCGCGCCGCCGGGATCGACGCCACCGAGCTGGCCGGGCTGGCCACCTCCCCGCTGTTCGGCGGCGGGGCCCCGGTCGGCGAGGTCCGCGTCCGCCCCGCCTGACGCGCGTCACTTCCACACGCGGTCGAGGAACGCCGCGATCAGCGGAGCGATCTCGGGGAGCCGGTCCTCCAGCGCGAAGTGACCGGTGTCGATGACGTGCAGCTCGGCGTCGGGCACGTCGCGCAGGTAGGCGTGCGCCCCGGGCTCGGGGAAGAACATGTCGTCGCGGCCCCACGTGATCAGCGTCGGCGGCCGGTGCTCGCGCAGCCAGGCCTGCCACCGCGGATAGAGCGCCACGTTGGTGTGGTAGTCGAAGGCCAGCGCCACCTGGGCCTCCTTGCGCCCCGGCAGGTCGAGGAAGTGCTGGTCGAGCGTCCATCCGTCCGGGGCCACGAGCCGCGGATCGGCCGTGCCGCTCTCGTACTGGCCGCGGGTCATCTCCAGCGTCAGCAGCGCCCGCACCCTCTCCTCGTCGCCCTCCACGTCGGGGCGCAGCGCGATGAAGTCCCGTGCGCCGTCCGACAGGCCCTCCTCGTACGCGTTGCCGTTCTGCACGACGAGACCGGTGATCCACTCGGGGTGCCGGGTCGCCAGCCGGAATCCCACCGGGGCGCCGAAGTCGAAGACGTACATGACGAACCGGGTCAGCCCGAGCCGTTCGACGAAGCCCTCCATCACATCGGCGAGGGCGTCGAAGCTGTACGCGAAGCCAGGGGGTGTCTCGGTGTGCCCGAACCCGGGGTAGTCGGGCGCGATCAGCCGATAGCGGGATCCGAGCACGTCGATGAGCCGGCGGAACTGGTGGGACGCGGACGGGAACCCGTGCAGCAGCAGCATCACGGGGGCGTCCTCGCCGCCCTCGTCGGGCACCGACTCACGGTAGAAGACCCGCACGTCCCCGACCTCGACATGCCGGTGGAGCGTGTGCGGAACAGCGAACGGCGTCATGACTAATGCCTCCTTGCGTCGGTGATGCATTAGTTCTAGCGATCGCCTGCCTAATGTGTCAATCGTTTGTATTAGCATTAGCCGCATGACCGACCTGGTCCCCTTCACCGGGGAGCCGCTCGCCCTCGACCTGGTCAACACCCGGCCGCGCACGCCGGACGGCCAGGCCGACCTGATCGCCACCGCCGAGGGGCTGCGCGCCTGGCTGAGCCTGCAGGCGGACCGGCTGGCCGGCGCGCTCCCGGAGGACGGGCAGGCGCGGCTGACCGGCGACGATCTGGCTTTGGTGCATGAGGTGCGTGAGCATGCGGCGGCCGCGATCGATCAGGTGAGGCGGGGCCTGCGGCCGCCGGAAGGCGCGCTGCGCGGTCTGAACAGGGCGCAGCGCGCGGCGCCCGCCGTCCGTGAGCTGGCCTGGGACGGCGCCGCCGTGACCGCCGTGCCGCACCGGGAGGGCCCGTGGGGTGCCCGGCTGGCGGCGGTGCTCGCCGAGGCGGTCGCCGACCTGCTGACCGACCCGGCGGTCACGACCGTGCGGAAATGCGAGGCCGACGACTGCGTGATGCTGTTCCTGCCCGCCCACCCACGCCGGCGCTGGTGCTCGGCGGCGCGGTGCGGCAACCGGGCCAGGGTCGCCCGGCACTACCGGCGTCGCCGGGGCCTCGACCCGGGCTCGCAGGGGCCCGGCCCCGAGGGAGAGGGCCCCGAGGGAGAGGGCCCCGAGGGAGAGGGCTCAGAGGGAGCGGAACTGGCGGGAGGTCGAGATCGCCCCTGAGGTGGTCATGACGAACGTCCGCATCGAGTCGGCGAACCGGGACAGGTCCCACTCGGCGGGGCCCTGATACCAGTACAGGTGGTCGGTCTGCCGTCCGTTGCCGTCGAACGCGCTGACCACCCGCGCCCACCGGTCCACGCTGTCGAAGATCACCGCGTAGGGCAGGTAGCGGGAGAACAGCTCCACGCGCTGGCCCGGGGGGATGTCGTCGACGGCCGCCCCGGCCAGGTAGTCGCGGAACCCGAGCGTGTGCGCCAGGGCCGCCGCTCCCTTGGCCGTCTTGGCCGGCATGTACTGGGCGCCGAAGGCCAGTGCGGCTCCGGCGATGATCAGGGCCAGCCCCAGCAGGCCGTACGTCGTGAGCCAGGCGAGCACGACGGTGGCGATCACCCCGAGCGCGACGACCACCAGGCCGAGGGTCGTCCAGCGCGACCGGGTGGAGTCGGGCCGCCGGGCGAACCAGCCCTGCGTCACGACGTCCTGATAGAGCGCGTCGCGCACCGTGGCCAGGCGGGCGGCGAACGACCCGTGCAGCTCCGACAGCAGCACCCGGTCACGCCCGTCGAAGATCGCGTCGTGGAGGGCCCGCTCGTACGGCAGCAGGTCGCCGAGCCGGGCGCCGGGCAGCTTGACCAGGCACCAGTCGGGGGTGTCGTAGGTCTGGCGCGGCTGCTCGTCGATGCGCAGGAAGTTGCGCACGGCGAGGTCCACGATGGTCGCGGTCACGTCGACCACGTCGGCCTGCTCGTCGAACAGCGTGCCGATCTGCCCGGGACGCACGTCGTCGGGCGGGCTGAAGCGGCCGTCGCGGTGGCCGCTGACCGGGCCGGACTCGCTGCCGACCACGCGGGCGTCGCGGCCCCGCGTCCAGTAGAGCAGCCCGATGCCGCCCAGCAGCAGCACCAGCAGCGCGGCCAGCGAGCCGCCGGTCACCGCGTTCAGCGTGAACGCGGTGGACAGCTCGAACCTGCGCTCCAGGATCGGCCCGGCCCCCGTGGCGCCCTTCGGGTAGCCGACGACGACCGTGAGCGCCTGGCCCTCGCCGAGGCCCTGCTGCTCGAAGGTCGAGGTGGTGCCGGTCTCCTCGACCGAGGCGCTGGTGCAGGCGATGGCCGAGCTCGGCTCGCCGGCGAAGCAGGACAGGTTCTGCACCCGGCCCGGGCCGGTCACGGTGACGACCGCGTCCTGCACGGGGCCGGACACCGCGAACCAGCGCAGCTCCTCGCCCGAGGCCGTGGGCGTCACGGCGCCGGTCACGTCGTACTCCACCGTGCCCTTGAACGTCAGGGTCTCCCCGTCGTACGAGCCGCCCTTGACGTTGGAGATGCGATAGACGCGGTCGTGGCCGTCGTCGTAGCGGATCCGGGTGAGCGGCGTGCGCCGCACCGTCTCGCCGGCGGGGGTGACCGCCTCCTTCACGTGGAGCACGCCGTTCTTGCGGAGCTCCATCGTCACCTCGTCCTTCGCCGGAGCCGCGGCCTCCGCTGGGGTGACGGCATGTGCGGCGACGGCGTGCGCGGGGGATGCGGCGAGGACGGCGAGCAGTGCCGCCAGTCCGAGCCGGCGCGCGAGATCCACCATGAGCCGCAACCCTACCGGTCCCGGTGCTCCAACCGAGGATCGGATGCGAACCGGCCAACCGGTCAGGAATCGAGAAGCCCCGGGAACACCCCCGGCCATAGCGTCGTGGGCATGGAACTCACCTTGCACTACTGCTACATCACGGTCGACGACGGCGACGCGGCGCTCGCCTTCTATCGGGACGTGCTCGGCCTCGAACTCCGCAACGACGTCGGATACGCGGGCGCCCGCTGGCTCACCATGGGCCCGGTGTCCCAGCCCGACGTCAACATCGTCCTCGAAACCGTCAACGCCGACCCGACCGCCTCCCCGGAGGAGCGCGCGGCGCTGAGCGACCTGCTCGCGAAGGGCAGGCTGCGCGCCGTCGTCTTCGCCACCCCCGACTGCGACGCGACGTTCGAGAAGATCCGCCAGTCCGGCGCCGAGGTCCTGCAGGAGCCGATCGACCAGCCGTACGGCGTCCGCGACTGCGCCTTCCGCGACCCGGCCGGCAACATGGTCCGCTTCCAGCAGCTCGCCAAGGGCTGACCCGGCGCCGCCCGGACACCGCCGCCGTGCCCCGCGCGACCCCCAGCCCCGGCTCCGCCGCCGGGATTCCGGCGCCTCCTGCCGGGGGCGCCGGATCGGTAGGGTTACCGTCCATGGGACACACCCGGGTCTACCGGAACGGAACCCTGGAGGCCGAGGGCTTTCCGGTCGCCGACGTCTCCGAGAAGGTCAGGGACCCGTCGGCGGTGGTGTGGTTCGACATGTGCGCCCCCACCGAGGAGGACCTCCACGCCATCAGCGAGGAGCTGGGACTGCACGCCCTGGCCGTGGAGGACGCGCTGCAGCACCGGCAGCGGCCCAAGCTCGACGTCTACGACAGCCACATGTTCCTCAGCGTCTACGCGGCGGCCTTCGACAGCGCGTCGGGCCGGGTGCGCGTCGCCCCCGCCGCCGCCTTCATCACGAAGAACGCGCTGGTCACCGTGCGCCAGTCGGACGACTTCTCCATCGAGGAGGTGATGCGGCGCTGGGACGAGGGGGCGGACCTGGCCCGGCACGGCGTCGCGTTCCTGGTGCACGGCCTGCTCGACTACGTGGTGGACAGCCACTTCGAGGCAGTCGAGGCGATGGACGAGCAGGTCGAAGACCTGGAGGGCACGGTGTTCGGCGACCGGCCCGTCAGCTCCGAGGACCAGCGGCGCACGTTCGAGCTGCGCAAGAGCCTGGTCACGCTGCGCCGGATCGTGATGCCCATGCGGGAGGCCGTGAACACGCTGCTGCGCCGCAACGGCCTGATCGGCGACGGCGAGATGACGCCGTACTTCCAGGACGTGTACGACCAGGTGCTGCGGGCCACGGAGTGGACGGAGTCGCTGCGCGACCTGGTCAGCAACATCCGCGAGACGCACCTGACCATGCAGGGCAACCGGATGAACCTCATCATGAAGCGGGTGACGAGCTGGGCCGCGATCATCGCGGTGCCCACGCTGATCACCGGCTTCTACGGCCAGAACATCCCGTTTCCCGGCTTCGGGCACGCGTTGGGGTTCTGGACGTCCACCACGCTGATCGTCGTCGCCTCGGCGGCGCTCTATCGGGTGTTCCGGGCCCGAGACTGGCTCTGAGCCCGGCGCCTCGGCCGGCCTGTCACCCGGTGTCTGTCACCCGGTGTCTGTCACCCGGCCTGTCACCCGGTGTCTGTCACCAGGGTCCGTACGGCCCCTGGTTGCCGCTGCCGCCCCGGTAGCCGTTGACCGCGGGCTTCACGTCGGCGAGGTAGATGCCCGCCGCGATGACGGCGGCGATCGTGAAGATGTTGGGCAGCCCCATGCCCATGCCGAGGTAATTGATCGCGGCGGCGAAGGTGAACAGCGTCGCAAGGCCGAGGATGATCAGCCAGAGGGGCTTGGTCTGCTTGCCGGCCGCGGGGAAGGCGTTCGCGGGGATCCGCAGGGCGTGCACCAGTGCCCAGCCGGACAACACGAAGGCCCCGACGGACAGCAGCCAGAAGATGATGTCGAGGATGCCGTACAGCCCGAACATGGACGCTCCCACACGGTCACAGTCACTGACGCCCCCAGACTAGTGGGCGGCGCCGACACGTGGCGCGGGCGCGAAGGACCGGTTCCCGTGGGAAGCGAAACGGCGGCGGCCCGCCTCCCCCGGAGGGAAGGCGGGCCGCCGCCGTGTGGTTCGCGTTGGCCGCGGATCAGCTCCGGGCAGTGGCGCGGGCGCGACCGGTGCGCTTGGTGGTGCTCTTGGCGGCGATCGCCGGCTCGGCGGTCTCGGAGACCTCCGTCAGCTCCAGCGCGGCCTCGCCGCTCACGCGGCTGACGACCTTGCGGCCACGGCTGGCCAGGTCGTCGTACAGCCGGGTGACCCGGGCGGCGGCGTC
This region includes:
- a CDS encoding YgfZ/GcvT domain-containing protein, translating into MRSPLLDTPGAVAAQAPDETVAAHYGDPYAEQRALAAGRALVDRSNREVVRVSGPDRLSWLNSLSSQKLDTLQPGTPAQALLLDPQGRVEHHLTLVDDGEAVWAHVEPGTSAELVGFLEKMRFMLRVEVADVTSDYAVVSLAPPSPDANAGTSVEGAVAIGGDLLVPRERLGGLPEALGLRPAGLWAYEALRIAAHVPRLGFETDHKTIPHEVGWIDVAVHLSKGCYRGQETVARVHNLGHPPRRLVFLHLDGSVDELPPHGAPVTLGVGAPAEAEPDAAVEGSAAPGQIGFVGSSARHYELGPIALAVVKRTVPVDVDLLAGGVAASQEVVVPPDAGRNVTIDPALRRRIR
- a CDS encoding VanZ family protein, with amino-acid sequence MRDAWSTWGHVVVATVCAVPVAALAVLLLTRRRARRGHPAPLRTSVADVVMVAGTAPWIWMILTPGVEEGVHVVPLVDLAGQLALLSPGAAVVQIGGNLLVFAALGAMLPVRSARFGSPAAVAAVAATASLTVELLQFGLRLGRVSSVDDVLLNAAGAVLAALCTRRWWARRTGTR
- the dtd gene encoding D-aminoacyl-tRNA deacylase; translated protein: MRAVVQRVSSASVVVDGQVVGAIDEPGLLVLVGVTHTDGRAEAARLAAKLWGLRILHGEKSCSDIGAPLLVISQFTLYGDARRGRRPTWQAAAPGPVAEPLVDAVVAELRTLGARVETGVFGADMKVGLTNDGPITLVLDV
- a CDS encoding asparaginase — encoded protein: MSEMVVEVVRSGFVESVHRARVHVIGADGDPVLVCGDTSSLASPRSSMKPLQALAMVRAGLPLENELLALAAASHSGEPFHIDGVRKILAGAGLDETFLRCPEDLPLDEEARRQVLREHGAPGRILMNCSGKHAAMLATCVVNGWPTDDYRHPGHPLQRAIRATVEEFTGERVAATGVDGCGAPLFFVSMAGVARAFRALTLAPAGSPERRVADAMRAHPEWTSGTTRAENLLMRAVPGLLVKSGAEAFDAFADAEGRAGAVKIVDGGSRARVPVTVAALRAAGIDATELAGLATSPLFGGGAPVGEVRVRPA
- a CDS encoding alpha/beta hydrolase gives rise to the protein MTPFAVPHTLHRHVEVGDVRVFYRESVPDEGGEDAPVMLLLHGFPSASHQFRRLIDVLGSRYRLIAPDYPGFGHTETPPGFAYSFDALADVMEGFVERLGLTRFVMYVFDFGAPVGFRLATRHPEWITGLVVQNGNAYEEGLSDGARDFIALRPDVEGDEERVRALLTLEMTRGQYESGTADPRLVAPDGWTLDQHFLDLPGRKEAQVALAFDYHTNVALYPRWQAWLREHRPPTLITWGRDDMFFPEPGAHAYLRDVPDAELHVIDTGHFALEDRLPEIAPLIAAFLDRVWK
- a CDS encoding CGNR zinc finger domain-containing protein, giving the protein MTDLVPFTGEPLALDLVNTRPRTPDGQADLIATAEGLRAWLSLQADRLAGALPEDGQARLTGDDLALVHEVREHAAAAIDQVRRGLRPPEGALRGLNRAQRAAPAVRELAWDGAAVTAVPHREGPWGARLAAVLAEAVADLLTDPAVTTVRKCEADDCVMLFLPAHPRRRWCSAARCGNRARVARHYRRRRGLDPGSQGPGPEGEGPEGEGPEGEGSEGAELAGGRDRP
- a CDS encoding DUF2207 domain-containing protein, translated to MVDLARRLGLAALLAVLAASPAHAVAAHAVTPAEAAAPAKDEVTMELRKNGVLHVKEAVTPAGETVRRTPLTRIRYDDGHDRVYRISNVKGGSYDGETLTFKGTVEYDVTGAVTPTASGEELRWFAVSGPVQDAVVTVTGPGRVQNLSCFAGEPSSAIACTSASVEETGTTSTFEQQGLGEGQALTVVVGYPKGATGAGPILERRFELSTAFTLNAVTGGSLAALLVLLLGGIGLLYWTRGRDARVVGSESGPVSGHRDGRFSPPDDVRPGQIGTLFDEQADVVDVTATIVDLAVRNFLRIDEQPRQTYDTPDWCLVKLPGARLGDLLPYERALHDAIFDGRDRVLLSELHGSFAARLATVRDALYQDVVTQGWFARRPDSTRSRWTTLGLVVVALGVIATVVLAWLTTYGLLGLALIIAGAALAFGAQYMPAKTAKGAAALAHTLGFRDYLAGAAVDDIPPGQRVELFSRYLPYAVIFDSVDRWARVVSAFDGNGRQTDHLYWYQGPAEWDLSRFADSMRTFVMTTSGAISTSRQFRSL
- a CDS encoding VOC family protein, which codes for MELTLHYCYITVDDGDAALAFYRDVLGLELRNDVGYAGARWLTMGPVSQPDVNIVLETVNADPTASPEERAALSDLLAKGRLRAVVFATPDCDATFEKIRQSGAEVLQEPIDQPYGVRDCAFRDPAGNMVRFQQLAKG
- a CDS encoding magnesium transporter CorA family protein gives rise to the protein MGHTRVYRNGTLEAEGFPVADVSEKVRDPSAVVWFDMCAPTEEDLHAISEELGLHALAVEDALQHRQRPKLDVYDSHMFLSVYAAAFDSASGRVRVAPAAAFITKNALVTVRQSDDFSIEEVMRRWDEGADLARHGVAFLVHGLLDYVVDSHFEAVEAMDEQVEDLEGTVFGDRPVSSEDQRRTFELRKSLVTLRRIVMPMREAVNTLLRRNGLIGDGEMTPYFQDVYDQVLRATEWTESLRDLVSNIRETHLTMQGNRMNLIMKRVTSWAAIIAVPTLITGFYGQNIPFPGFGHALGFWTSTTLIVVASAALYRVFRARDWL
- a CDS encoding DUF2516 family protein, whose protein sequence is MFGLYGILDIIFWLLSVGAFVLSGWALVHALRIPANAFPAAGKQTKPLWLIILGLATLFTFAAAINYLGMGMGLPNIFTIAAVIAAGIYLADVKPAVNGYRGGSGNQGPYGPW